The following proteins are encoded in a genomic region of Glycine max cultivar Williams 82 chromosome 18, Glycine_max_v4.0, whole genome shotgun sequence:
- the LOC100790543 gene encoding RING-H2 finger protein isoform X2, whose amino-acid sequence MTSTASLDNSLSDMYRSPPRPLPYDADRFFRSQRDGLVSRREKGSSHLNEESEPLRGDVDADSESLNSAGKWNDTSEDGSKEYRSKSTVRLSSAKLTTGAGVVYSSSEEEDVCPTCLEEYTEENPKIVTKCSHHFHLCCIYEWMERSDNCPVCGKVMVFDETTD is encoded by the exons ATGACTTCTACAGCTTCACTTGATAATTCTCTATCTGACATGTACCGTTCTCCTCCAAGGCCCCTGCCTTATGATGCAGACAGGTTTTTCCGTTCACAGCGTGATGGACTAGTGTCAAGACGTGAGAAGGGTTCAAGTCATTTGAATGAAGAGTCAGAACCTCTAAGAGGTGATGTAGATGCTGACTCAGAATCTTTAAATTCTGCTGGTAAATGGAATGATACCAGTGAAGATGGATCAAAGGAATACCGTTCTAAGTCCACTGTAAGGCTCTCATCAGCAAAACTTACAACTGGAGCTGGGGTTGTCTATTCATCATCAGAAGAGGAGGATGTCTGTCCAACTTGTCTTGAAG AATACACTGAAGAGAATCCGAAGATAGTGACAAAATGCTCTCATCATTTTCATCTTTGTTGTATTTATGAGTGGATGGAAAGAAGTGACAACTGTCCCGTTTGTGGGAAG GTGATGGTATTTGATGAAACGACTGATTGA
- the LOC100790543 gene encoding RING-H2 finger protein: MGAVCCCFNVDDFEDFMNPNSSVYRNCMCLSCFVQNFFTMYESIFRRGEVHAIPSSIQGAASMTSTASLDNSLSDMYRSPPRPLPYDADRFFRSQRDGLVSRREKGSSHLNEESEPLRGDVDADSESLNSAGKWNDTSEDGSKEYRSKSTVRLSSAKLTTGAGVVYSSSEEEDVCPTCLEEYTEENPKIVTKCSHHFHLCCIYEWMERSDNCPVCGKVMVFDETTD, translated from the exons ATGGGTGCTGTTTGTTGCTGTTTCAATGTTGATGATTTTGAAGATTTTATGAATCCAAATAGTTCTGTATATAGGAACTGTATGTGTCTCAGTTGCTTTGTACAGAACTTTTTCACTATG TATGAATCAATATTCCGTAGAGGGGAAGTGCATGCGATTCCTTCATCTATACAGGGCGCAGCATCTATGACTTCTACAGCTTCACTTGATAATTCTCTATCTGACATGTACCGTTCTCCTCCAAGGCCCCTGCCTTATGATGCAGACAGGTTTTTCCGTTCACAGCGTGATGGACTAGTGTCAAGACGTGAGAAGGGTTCAAGTCATTTGAATGAAGAGTCAGAACCTCTAAGAGGTGATGTAGATGCTGACTCAGAATCTTTAAATTCTGCTGGTAAATGGAATGATACCAGTGAAGATGGATCAAAGGAATACCGTTCTAAGTCCACTGTAAGGCTCTCATCAGCAAAACTTACAACTGGAGCTGGGGTTGTCTATTCATCATCAGAAGAGGAGGATGTCTGTCCAACTTGTCTTGAAG AATACACTGAAGAGAATCCGAAGATAGTGACAAAATGCTCTCATCATTTTCATCTTTGTTGTATTTATGAGTGGATGGAAAGAAGTGACAACTGTCCCGTTTGTGGGAAG GTGATGGTATTTGATGAAACGACTGATTGA
- the LOC100791067 gene encoding AUGMIN subunit 5 — MQSAASSSPSPEAILEWLHKEMGYRPLGTYASGKSHLPSVDSIRRICRGNMIPVLNFLVTRAKSEKTVRNIRRNITVHGGADGGGEAKEEGRGKGARKKERALAGGGEGSETATTREAALQERDLAAKEVDRLRKVVRRQKKDLRARMLEVSREEAERKRMLDERANYRHKQVMLEAYDRQCDEAAKIFAEYHKRLCYYVNQAMDSQRSGVDSSVEMAKSEKEAVYSTVKGSKSADDVILIETTRENNIRKACESLVDHMMEKIRSSFPAYEGSGIHLNPQAETAKLGFDFDGQIPDEVRTVIINCLKSPPQLLQAITAYTLRLKSLISREIEKIDVRADAETLRYKYENNIVMDVSSSDGSSPLQYQLYGNGKIGVDVPPGGSQNQLLDRQKAHVQQFLATEDALNKAAEARDMCEKLMKRLHGGTDVSSRSLGIGSNSQNVGSLRQLELDVWAKEREVAGLKASLNTLMSEIQRLNKLCAERKEAEDSLKKKWKKIEEFDARRSELETIYMALLKANMDAASFWSQQPLTAREYALSTIIPACAAVAKASNNAKDLIEKEVSTFYRSPDNSLYMLPSSPQALLEAMGASGPPGQEAVANAEISAAMLTARAGARDPSAIPSICRVSAALHYPAGLEGSDAGLASVLESLEFCLKLRGSEASVLEDLLRAINLVYIRRDLVQSGEALLNHANLVQQEYEKTTKFCLSKAEEQEKTIMEEWLPELKNAVLSAQQSLEDCKYVRGLLDEWWEQPASTVVDWVTVDGQNVTAWHNHVKQLLAFCDKELL, encoded by the exons atgcagAGCGCAGCGTCATCGTCGCCGTCGCCGGAGGCCATTCTGGAATGGCTGCACAAAGAAATGGGCTACCGTCCGCTCGGCACCTACGCCTCCGGCAAGTCGCACCTGCCGTCCGTCGACTCCATCCGCCGGATTTGCCGCGGCAACATGATTCCGGTCTTGAACTTCCTCGTCACGCGCGCCAAGTCCGAGAAGACCGTGCGGAACATCCGCCGGAACATCACCGTGCACGGCGGCGCAGACGGCGGCGGAGAGGCGAAGGAGGAGGGAAGGGGGAAGGGCGCGAGGAAGAAGGAGAGGGCGCTCGCCGGCGGCGGCGAGGGTTCCGAGACTGCGACGACGAGGGAGGCGGCGTTGCAAGAGCGGGATTTGGCCGCGAAGGAGGTGGACAGGCTGAGGAAAGTCGTGAGGAGGCAGAAGAAGGATTTGAGAGCGAGGATGCTCGAGGTTTCCAGAGAGGAGGCTGAGAGGAAGAGAATGCTCGATGAACGAGCCAATTACAG GCATAAGCAAGTGATGTTGGAGGCCTATGATCGACAATGTGATGAGGCTGCAAAAATATTTGCTGAATATCATAAACGTCTCTGTTACTATGTAAATCAAGCGATGGATTCTCAAAGATCGGGTGTGGATTCTTCTGTTGAAATGGCCAAAAGTGAGAAGGAAGCTGTTTATTCTACTGTTAAGGGAAGTAAATCTGCAGATGATGTCATCCTCATTGAAACCACGAGGGAAAATAATATTAGAAAGGCCTGTGAATCTCTTGTAGACCACATGATGGAAAAAATACGGAGTTCTTTTCCTGCTTATGAAGGAAGTGGCATTCATTTAAATCCTCAAGCAGAAACAGCAAAATTGGGGTTTGACTTTGATGGGCAAATTCCTGATGAGGTCAGAACTGTTATTATAAATTGCCTAAAGAGTCCTCCCCAATTGCTTCAGGCAATTACTGCATACACTTTGCGGCTGAAAAGTCTAATCTCCagagaaatagagaaaattGATGTTAGAGCCGATGCAGAGACCTTGAG GtacaaatatgaaaataacattGTTATGGATGTTTCATCATCCGATGGGAGCTCTCCTCTACAGTATCAACTTTATGGCAATGGAAAGATTGGGGTTGATGTGCCTCCAGGAGGGAGTCAAAATCAGCTTCTTGATAGACAG AAAGCTCATGTTCAACAATTTTTGGCTACTGAAGATGCACTAAACAAAGCTGCAGAAGCAAGGGACATGTGTGAAAAACTTATGAAACGTTTGCATGGAGGCACTGATGTTTCGTCACGCTCACTTGGTATTGGAAGTAATTCCCAAAATGTTGGAAGTCTCAGGCAACTTGAG CTAGATGTTTGGGCCAAGGAAAGAGAAGTTGCTGGTTTAAAGGCAAGCTTAAACACCTTAATGTCTGAAATACAACGCTTGAATAAGTTGTGTGCTGAGAGGAAAGAAGCTGAAGATTCTCtaaagaaaaaatggaaaaagattGAAGAGTTTGATGCTCGTAGATCAGAACTTGAGACTATATATATGGCACTCCTTAAAGCAAATATG GATGCTGCTTCATTTTGGAGTCAGCAACCATTAACTGCAAGGGAGTATGCTTTGAGCACTATAATTCCAGCATGTGCTGCTGTTGCCAAGGCTTCAAATAATGCAAAGGATCTCATTGAGAAAGAAGTGTCTACATTTTATCGAAGTCCAGATAATAGTCTCTACATGCTTCCTTCTTCCCCACAG GCACTGCTTGAGGCCATGGGTGCTAGTGGACCACCTGGCCAGGAAGCAGTTGCAAATGCAGAAATAAGTGCAGCTATGTTGACAGCAAGAGCTGGTGCTCGGGATCCATCAGCAATTCCATCAATATGTCGCGTTTCAGCTGCACTTCACTATCCTGCGG GCTTGGAGGGTTCAGATGCTGGTCTAGCATCTGTGCTGGAGTCCCTGGAGTTCTGTTTGAAACTTCGTGGTTCTGAAGCTAGTGTGTTGGAAGATTTATTAAGGGCTATTAATCTTGTCTATATTAGACGGGATCTTGTTCAAAGTGGTGAAGCCTTGTTGAATCATGCCAACCTTGTTCAACAAGAATATGAAAA GAcaacaaaattttgtttgaGTAAGGCTGAAGAACAGGAGAAAACTATCATGGAAGAATGGTTGCCTGAACTTAAGAATGCTGTTTTGAGTGCTCAGCAGAGCTTGGAAGATTGCAAATATGTCAGGGGATTG CTTGATGAGTGGTGGGAGCAGCCAGCATCGACAGTTGTTGACTGGGTAACAGTGGATGGGCAAAATGTAACTGCCTGGCATAATCATGTGAAACAGCTTCTGGCATTTTGTGACAAGGAGCTATTGTGA
- the LOC100527603 gene encoding uncharacterized protein LOC100527603 precursor, which translates to MSWFLVILFLSLTFGITHSEASHDKKLPSAVVVGTVYCDTCFQQDLSTGNHFISGASVAVECKDGYGRSKPRFRKEVKTDEHGEFKVQLPFSVSKHVKRIKGCTVKLINSSEPYCAVASAATSSSLCLKSRKEGLHIFSAGFFSFKPLRQPVLCNQKPSIQNIKGPDYVKHIFPPKIDPSFPPPLQNPKTPGGLLPPIPGLPDLPPLLPPLSGILSPLVPAGIPNESPNVQPSDQKLLDPNNLIFPPNPFQPPPSVPNPLQQPPLIPNPLEPSGPSSLVPNPLQPPSTGTSPPLFPFPTVPGLTPPPPALPFPFPPLFPPPSGPGTPSVSSSKNASP; encoded by the exons ATGTCTTGGTTCCTTGTAATTCTATTTCTCAGTCTCACATTTGGTATAACTCATTCTGAGGCTAGCCATGACAAGAAGCTTCCCTCTGCTGTTGTAGTTGGCACTGTTTACTGTGACACATGCTTCCAACAGGATTTATCCACGGGCAACCACTTCATTTCAG GTGCATCAGTTGCTGTAGAATGCAAAGATGGGTATGGGAGGTCAAAGCCAAGGTTTAGGAAAGAAGTGAAGACAGATGAGCATGGGGAGTTCAAGGTGCAGTTGCCTTTCTCAGTGAGCAAACATGTGAAAAGAATAAAAGGATGCACTGTGAAACTAATAAATAGCAGTGAGCCTTATTGTGCTGTTGCCTCAGCAGCAACTTCTTCATCACTGTGCCTCAAGTCCAGAAAGGAAGGACTACACATATTCTCAGCCGGCTTTTTCTCATTCAAGCCTCTTAGACAGCCAGTTCTTTGCAACCAAAAACCAAGCATTCAAAACATCAAGGGCCCTGATTATGTGAAACACATATTTCCTCCAAAAATAGATCCATCATTTCCTCCTCCACTTCAAAATCCAAAAACACCTGGTGGTCTTCTTCCTCCCATTCCTGGATTACCCGACCTCCCACCATTGTTGCCACCCCTTTCAGGAATATTGTCACCACTAGTCCCTGCAGGAATCCCTAATGAGTCCCCAAATGTTCAGCCTTCAGATCAGAAACTACTTGACCCTAATAACCTCATATTTCCTCCTAACCCATTTCAGCCACCACCCTCAGTCCCCAACCCTCTTCAGCAGCCTCCTCTAATTCCTAACCCATTAGAACCATCAGGCCCATCATCACTTGTTCCTAACCCACTCCAGCCTCCCTCAACAGGAACATCACCACCACTGTTTCCGTTTCCAACAGTACCAGGTTTAACTCCACCACCACCAGCTCTTCCCTTTCCTTTCCCTCCATTATTCCCTCCACCTAGCGGCCCTGGCACACCCTCTGTTTCCTCTTCAAAGAATGCTTCTCCTTAA